Part of the Grus americana isolate bGruAme1 unplaced genomic scaffold, bGruAme1.mat H_90, whole genome shotgun sequence genome, TATACATTAGAGTTAACTGATCTAAAAGAGAGAcctgcttcctcttccttttatttcacttttctctccctgtgcCTGGCTCCAGGTTACAGGGTCTTGCATTTTTGTAGTGCTTGTTGGATTCCTCATTGAGCTCATTCAATTCACTAAAttgctggaaatttttttttttccctgccaggTTAAGTTTTGTGCTGGTTCAGCAAACTGAATCAGCTCAACATAGAATCAGATGACTACTACTGTCATTGCAAGGGAAAAAGTGTGCAGGATGCAGCCAAGATTGCAGCCTCCTGACTGGAGAGGAGGGAagctaaaaccagaaatgtcttgtatttatgaaaatatgtaaaataaaatgtgcaatTTAATATATAGTTTAGCACAGTGGTACATGCCCCACAAAATCACTAGGATGCTGTGCTTGTGTTCTTCCTGGGTAATATCATTGCAATATCCATGTTGCTTATTTCACTTCTGTGTGCCTTGTAGGtattgttgtgggttttggggggttgtttggttgtttttttttttttgactcccAAACTGTTAATTATTTATAGATCAGTAACAGAATGTTAAgattatattattataatatCACATTAAGAAAATTTGTATGTAGACAGGCTAGGGAAAGCTCCATAGAGAAGAAACACCTACCTTCCACAGGAGATGATACACCAATAACTTTATTTCTAGTCCAAACACAATGTCAAATAGCAAAATGGCTTTAACTACTTTTGATTGCTATTAACATGTGAAACTAAACTTAGAAGAacagcaaaaggcagaagaaatgtAGGACTGACTTTATATGCATGGCATAAAGGTTAGTCACATGCAGTTATCTTAGTTTGACTCCTAAGAGGCTGTAAACTTTAGTGATTGCTTCAATCGATTGGTTTTCATTTGTAGATATTTTGCCCTCAAAAAGTTATTTGTTTAAAGTGATACTTTAAGTCATTCCAAAGATCTTAACTGGAGTAAATGTATTctggtgaaaaaaaccaaattactTAGAACTCACAGGTGTCAACTGAATAATCAGTATGTACTGCAACTCATGTTCCTGCTTTTCATACAAGAACCAGgcaattttcaaagaaattattgTGCATTGAGaattggaaataaaagcattgagaaaaacatttaacCAGAGATAAAAATACCACTCAAAGTAACTTTTTGTCATATACTTTTATTTGCCTTGAGCAGAAAATTTTGCAAACCATCAATTACTGagaatagggaaaaaaaccctaggaTGTAACAGAGGCGGCTTTGGTTATAAGTGCCATTTCTACAGCAGAGTTAAGCTATTGTAAACCAAACATCTTGTAGTAAGGTAAAAATCTCCAGTcaaaatttttaagaatttaacagcaacactgaaaacattacatataaacaacagagaaatattttctaaacttTTAACAGTCACTTGCTACAATCCAGAAGTGTTTAGTTCACGTATCTATACATACAGACAAGCACTAAAACTTTTGTGAACTAACCACTTGTCCACAGGACCTGCCTAGACAGTTTGCCATCAATACGAAagtttttttatataaataagtCAATTAAACTTCACAGAGACTAAAAGAAACAATATAAAATTCCAACTGTAAATAAATCTGTACAATATGGTCagtcttgtttttctgaaatcttgCGCAACTTTAAAATGTCTACTTATAAAATGATGGCAAGGAGCAGCGTTAGCTGGAATGGAAACTTGAAGACTCGGACTCTGTAGAAACAGAAGAATGTCCCCCACgtttgctttttgaaaggaTCTTCAGGCTTGATCCTCTGCTAACTGATGTCAAGGCATTTTGTGCTGATGTTTTGAATTTGGCACCCAGGAAGGCATATAGAATTGGATTCAGACAACAGTGGAAGAATGCCAGGGCTTCAGTAATGGAGATCCATTTATGCACTATTGTCTCCAAGCTGCAACGATGCCTGATGACTCCTAGCAAGATGAATGTGTCGATGCTGATGCCGATATAATATGGCAGCCAGCAGGCAAAGAAGGCGAGGATGAGGATAACCGTTGTCTTCAAGGCTTTGCGCTTCTGATGGCCTTTTGAATGTGACAGCTTAGATATTATAATACAGTAGCAAGTCAGGATTATTAGACCAGGCAAGACAAGTCCTACCAAGATATGctgaaatctgaaagaaatCAGCCAGTTTTCATGAGGGTACATGCGATCACACAGATACTTTCCTTCTACTTCACTAGTACTGGCAAAAATTATATCAGGCACTGTCAGAAGCACAGCTGGGAGCCACACGCCTATGTACACCACCTTCTCAGCCAACAGCTTTCGTGGTCGCTGGCTGTTGGTAGCATGGACTATTGCCAGGTAACGA contains:
- the LOC129200405 gene encoding C-X-C chemokine receptor type 4-like, which produces MAQSMDNSLDSLDLSSGLIIEFSDNGTDESGSGDYGDYGEPCFQHENADFNRIFLPTIYSIIFLTGIIGNGLVIVVMGYQKKQRSMTDKYRLHLSVADLLFVITLPFWSVDAAISWYFGNILCKAVHVIYTVNLYSSVLILAFISLDRYLAIVHATNSQRPRKLLAEKVVYIGVWLPAVLLTVPDIIFASTSEVEGKYLCDRMYPHENWLISFRFQHILVGLVLPGLIILTCYCIIISKLSHSKGHQKRKALKTTVILILAFFACWLPYYIGISIDTFILLGVIRHRCSLETIVHKWISITEALAFFHCCLNPILYAFLGAKFKTSAQNALTSVSRGSSLKILSKSKRGGHSSVSTESESSSFHSS